A region from the Treponema pallidum subsp. pallidum str. Nichols genome encodes:
- a CDS encoding TPM domain-containing protein: MNGMLRTSVLVCIGCLSAAIPARLGARAVPPLSSAVVDEAALLSVQEARGIRALLEGLARPSGDGSSRSHPSPAPEAHARTLHDGTPLQIAVLIVDSLQGDSLEDFSLRVAQEWGIGSRAQDTGIVLVIARAERKARIEVGYGLEDRVTDVHAHQLIRGTLAPCFQAGAYAQGVYETVLRLATLVRGQHEVQQFMQPRSVQPAVPRRGPVRNSAGSVFFFLLLFYCLGGRLLPGGVLWPLLFFGTRRRYDPFGSGFSGAFGEWAGDGGGFSGGGGRFGGGGASGSW; encoded by the coding sequence ATGAACGGCATGTTGCGCACGAGCGTGTTGGTATGTATTGGGTGTCTCTCTGCTGCAATCCCTGCGCGCTTAGGTGCCCGTGCGGTGCCGCCTCTCTCTAGTGCGGTGGTAGATGAGGCGGCACTCCTTTCTGTGCAGGAGGCGCGTGGTATTCGCGCCCTTCTAGAGGGGCTTGCGCGCCCTTCTGGAGATGGCTCTTCCAGATCGCATCCTTCTCCTGCGCCTGAAGCTCATGCGCGTACGCTCCATGACGGTACGCCGTTGCAGATAGCGGTTTTGATTGTTGATTCGCTCCAGGGGGATAGTCTTGAGGATTTTTCATTGCGTGTGGCTCAGGAGTGGGGTATCGGCAGTCGTGCGCAGGATACAGGAATTGTGTTAGTGATTGCGCGCGCGGAGCGTAAAGCACGCATCGAAGTAGGATACGGTCTTGAAGACCGCGTCACCGACGTGCATGCACATCAGCTTATCCGTGGGACGCTCGCGCCGTGTTTTCAAGCTGGCGCCTATGCACAGGGTGTGTACGAAACGGTGTTGCGTTTGGCTACCCTGGTGCGGGGTCAACACGAGGTACAGCAGTTCATGCAGCCGCGCTCTGTGCAACCTGCGGTACCGCGCCGGGGTCCAGTGAGAAATAGTGCCGGGAGCGTGTTTTTCTTCCTGCTGCTTTTTTACTGTCTGGGGGGCCGGCTTTTGCCAGGGGGAGTGTTGTGGCCATTGCTGTTCTTCGGCACTCGGCGGCGTTATGACCCGTTCGGGTCAGGGTTTAGCGGCGCATTCGGGGAGTGGGCAGGGGATGGAGGAGGGTTTTCTGGCGGTGGTGGTCGCTTCGGTGGAGGCGGGGCCTCTGGTTCTTGGTAG
- the tkt gene encoding transketolase, producing MTEEAMRAMALSIRSLTIDAIERANSGHPGLPLGAAELAACLYGTILKHNPANPSWFNRDRFVLSAGHGSMLLYAALHLSGYDVSLEDIKNFRQVGSRCPGHPEYGCTPGVEATTGPLGQGISMAVGFALAEAMLAARFNTDEHAVVDHHTYALVGEGCLMEGVASEASSFAGTMRLGKLIVFYDENHISIDGSTDLTFSEDVAKRYEAYGWQVLRGSMYSYTDIMDLTACAKRDDRPSLIILRSIIGKGAPTVEGSARAHGAPLGEAGVREAKKALGLDPACSFFVAPELTAVLQKRKCECAHVEDSWNELFEAWSTQYPEKRADWDAAFVPGGVSTSQLARVVCPHFEKGSSLATRTASGKVLDALCSVLPNLVGGSADLRGPNAVAVSSLRPFSAEHRAGGYCYFGVREFAMAAIVNGMQLHGGLRAFGATFMVFSDYFRPALRLAALMRIPSVFVLTHDSIFVGEDGPTHQPVETLAALRAIPNVLVLRPADAEETFEAWKIALLHRSGPVCIVLSRQNVPVFEKSDSSWRSTVEESGAYVVREGGATPELTVLASGSEVDLALRAAQLSKRRVRVVSVLCKERFEAAGDEVQRRIQGGARVVVAEAGVYQGWGAWAKREKCLVLDRFGESGPGTQVAQALEFTAEALVEIILDWLA from the coding sequence ATGACTGAAGAAGCTATGCGCGCGATGGCACTTTCCATCCGCAGTTTGACGATAGACGCCATCGAACGGGCGAATTCTGGTCACCCTGGTTTGCCGCTGGGCGCAGCAGAGCTTGCTGCCTGTTTATATGGGACGATCTTAAAGCATAATCCGGCGAATCCTAGCTGGTTTAATCGGGATCGTTTCGTCCTGTCTGCAGGACACGGGTCTATGCTCTTGTATGCTGCGCTCCACCTTTCTGGGTACGACGTTTCGCTTGAGGATATTAAGAACTTTAGGCAGGTAGGCTCCCGGTGTCCTGGCCATCCTGAATACGGTTGTACCCCCGGTGTGGAAGCAACAACCGGTCCATTGGGTCAGGGTATCTCTATGGCGGTGGGTTTTGCGCTTGCAGAGGCAATGCTTGCGGCACGTTTTAATACTGATGAGCATGCCGTTGTAGATCACCACACCTATGCGCTTGTGGGGGAAGGCTGCCTTATGGAGGGCGTTGCCTCAGAGGCTTCTAGCTTTGCCGGCACTATGCGTCTGGGCAAGCTCATCGTTTTTTATGATGAGAACCACATCAGCATAGACGGATCTACCGATCTGACCTTTAGCGAGGATGTGGCTAAGCGCTACGAAGCGTATGGCTGGCAGGTGCTGCGCGGTTCTATGTATTCGTATACGGATATTATGGATCTCACTGCGTGTGCAAAGCGTGACGATCGGCCTTCTCTCATTATCCTGCGTTCGATTATTGGAAAGGGTGCGCCTACCGTTGAAGGGAGCGCGCGTGCCCACGGCGCCCCGCTTGGGGAAGCGGGGGTGAGAGAGGCAAAAAAGGCATTGGGACTTGATCCTGCGTGCTCTTTTTTTGTAGCGCCTGAGCTTACCGCTGTTCTCCAGAAACGAAAGTGTGAATGTGCGCATGTCGAGGACTCGTGGAATGAGCTCTTTGAAGCATGGAGCACGCAGTATCCTGAAAAACGTGCTGACTGGGACGCTGCTTTTGTTCCCGGAGGGGTAAGTACTTCGCAGCTAGCTCGTGTTGTCTGTCCCCATTTTGAGAAGGGTTCGTCACTTGCTACTCGGACTGCTTCTGGAAAGGTGCTCGACGCGCTCTGCTCTGTGCTACCGAATCTGGTAGGTGGCTCTGCAGATTTACGCGGGCCGAATGCGGTAGCGGTCTCTTCGTTAAGACCATTTTCTGCAGAGCATCGTGCAGGCGGCTACTGTTATTTTGGTGTGCGCGAGTTTGCCATGGCAGCCATTGTGAACGGAATGCAGTTGCACGGCGGTTTGCGTGCGTTTGGCGCTACGTTTATGGTTTTTTCAGACTACTTTCGCCCTGCGCTCCGTCTTGCGGCGCTCATGCGCATCCCTTCTGTTTTCGTTTTAACACATGACTCTATTTTTGTAGGAGAAGATGGGCCGACGCACCAACCGGTGGAGACGCTCGCTGCGCTGCGTGCGATTCCCAACGTGCTTGTTCTGCGCCCTGCTGACGCAGAAGAAACGTTTGAAGCTTGGAAAATAGCGTTGCTGCACCGCAGTGGTCCTGTGTGTATCGTTTTGAGTCGGCAGAACGTGCCGGTTTTTGAGAAAAGTGACAGTTCGTGGCGCTCTACGGTGGAGGAGTCGGGGGCCTATGTAGTGCGCGAAGGGGGTGCTACGCCTGAGCTGACTGTCTTGGCAAGTGGCTCTGAGGTGGATTTGGCGTTGCGTGCCGCGCAGCTGAGTAAAAGACGTGTGCGTGTGGTGTCTGTACTGTGCAAGGAGCGTTTTGAGGCAGCAGGGGACGAGGTGCAGCGGCGCATACAGGGAGGAGCACGCGTTGTAGTGGCTGAGGCAGGGGTGTATCAAGGCTGGGGAGCGTGGGCAAAGCGGGAAAAATGCCTTGTGCTCGACCGTTTCGGAGAGTCAGGCCCTGGTACGCAGGTGGCACAGGCGCTGGAATTTACCGCCGAAGCGCTGGTGGAAATAATCCTTGATTGGTTAGCATAA